One segment of Streptomyces sp. NBC_00576 DNA contains the following:
- a CDS encoding TerD family protein has protein sequence MPKGSNAPVPTAALRVELGWRSGAGVPDADASALLLVAGKVRSDADFVFYNQPVHSSDAVRHEGKRDGGGRVTDTLLVDLARVEPAVETVVLAASADGGTFGQVPDLYIEVRDAAQDTVVARFDNPGASVETAFVLGEFYRRQGAWKFRAVGQGYSSGLAGLATDFGITVDEPQHTPAPPIAAPLVAPPVTMTPPPARPVTAPPPAPPTTPVRLTKVTLTKEAPSVSLTKQGGTSGALRVNLNWQVHKQFSGWGSKLGRAVAQHSDLDLDLCALFELSDGSKGVVQSLGNAFGALHQPPYIHLDGDDRTGSLSSGENLTVNLDRKQAFRRILIFVTIYAGARSFADLHATVTLTPANGAAVDFSLDECTVPSTVCALALITNNGGDLIVQREARYLVPERGVSPQRTVDRVYGWGMNWTPGRK, from the coding sequence ATGCCTAAGGGATCGAACGCTCCGGTGCCGACGGCGGCGCTCCGGGTCGAACTCGGCTGGCGTTCCGGTGCGGGCGTGCCCGACGCGGACGCGTCCGCGCTGTTGCTGGTGGCCGGAAAGGTCCGTTCCGACGCCGACTTCGTCTTCTACAACCAGCCTGTGCACTCCTCCGACGCGGTCCGGCACGAGGGCAAGCGGGACGGGGGTGGCCGGGTGACGGACACCCTTCTCGTCGACCTCGCGCGCGTGGAGCCGGCGGTCGAGACCGTGGTCCTCGCGGCCTCTGCCGACGGAGGAACGTTCGGGCAGGTTCCCGACCTGTACATCGAGGTCCGTGACGCGGCGCAGGACACGGTGGTCGCCCGCTTCGACAACCCGGGCGCCAGTGTCGAAACCGCGTTCGTACTCGGCGAGTTCTACCGTCGCCAGGGCGCCTGGAAGTTCCGCGCGGTCGGACAGGGCTACAGCAGCGGGCTGGCAGGCCTGGCCACGGACTTCGGCATCACCGTGGACGAGCCCCAGCACACGCCGGCCCCGCCGATCGCCGCGCCGCTCGTCGCACCTCCGGTGACCATGACCCCGCCGCCCGCACGGCCAGTGACCGCGCCTCCGCCCGCCCCTCCCACGACGCCGGTACGCCTGACCAAGGTGACGCTCACCAAGGAGGCCCCGTCCGTCTCGCTCACCAAGCAGGGCGGCACCTCGGGCGCCCTGCGCGTCAACCTCAACTGGCAGGTGCACAAGCAGTTCTCGGGGTGGGGCAGCAAACTCGGCCGCGCGGTCGCCCAGCACTCCGATCTCGACCTCGACCTGTGCGCCCTCTTCGAGCTCTCCGACGGCAGCAAGGGCGTCGTACAGTCCCTCGGCAACGCCTTCGGGGCGCTGCACCAGCCGCCCTACATCCACCTCGACGGCGACGACCGCACCGGGTCCCTGTCGAGCGGCGAGAACCTCACCGTCAACCTGGACCGCAAGCAGGCCTTCCGGCGCATCCTCATCTTCGTGACCATCTACGCGGGGGCACGTTCCTTCGCCGACCTGCACGCCACGGTCACCCTGACCCCGGCGAACGGAGCGGCGGTCGACTTCTCGCTCGACGAGTGCACGGTGCCCTCCACGGTGTGCGCGCTCGCCCTGATCACCAACAACGGCGGCGATCTGATCGTCCAGCGCGAGGCCCGCTATCTCGTGCCCGAGCGCGGGGTGAGCCCCCAGCGGACCGTCGACCGCGTCTACGGCTGGGGCATGAACTGGACGCCCGGCCGCAAGTGA
- a CDS encoding glycosyltransferase — MWIAVGSLAAWLWLLLCQGFFWRTDVRLPSYAREPETWPSVCIVVPARDEAAVLPASLPSLLAQDYPGRAEVFLVDDGSSDGTGELARELARRHGGLPLTVDSPGEPPAGWTGKLWAVRHGIGLARARGPEFLLLTDADIAHAPDSLRELVAAARGGGFDAVSLMARLRVESVWERLVVPAFVYFFAQLYPFRRIGRKGTRTAAAAGGCVLLRTEAAERARIPDAIRHAVIDDVALARAVKGGGGHIWLGLAERVDSVRPYPRLHDLWRMVSRSAYAQLRHSPPLLLGTVLGLALVYLLPPFALLAGLTTGTTPAAVCGGFAWLVMAGTYAPMLRYYGQPLWLAPLLPFTAFLYLLMTVDSAVQHYRGRGAAWKGRTYARPETAADES, encoded by the coding sequence GTGTGGATCGCCGTGGGATCACTCGCCGCCTGGCTGTGGCTGCTGCTGTGCCAGGGCTTCTTCTGGCGTACGGACGTCAGACTGCCGTCCTACGCCCGGGAACCGGAGACCTGGCCGTCCGTCTGCATCGTCGTGCCGGCGCGCGACGAGGCCGCCGTACTCCCCGCGAGCCTGCCGTCGCTGCTCGCGCAGGACTATCCGGGGCGTGCCGAGGTCTTCCTGGTCGACGACGGCAGTTCGGACGGGACCGGGGAGCTGGCCCGGGAGCTGGCGCGGCGCCACGGCGGGCTGCCGCTGACCGTGGACTCGCCCGGTGAACCGCCCGCGGGCTGGACGGGCAAGTTGTGGGCCGTACGCCATGGCATCGGCCTGGCACGCGCGCGTGGACCGGAGTTCCTGCTGCTGACGGACGCGGACATCGCCCACGCGCCGGACAGTCTGCGGGAACTGGTGGCGGCGGCGCGGGGCGGAGGCTTCGACGCCGTGTCGCTGATGGCCAGGTTGCGGGTGGAGAGCGTCTGGGAGCGGCTCGTCGTGCCGGCTTTCGTGTACTTCTTCGCGCAGCTCTATCCCTTCCGCCGGATCGGCAGGAAGGGGACGCGGACGGCGGCTGCCGCGGGCGGGTGCGTGCTGCTGCGTACGGAGGCGGCAGAGCGGGCCCGGATCCCGGACGCCATCCGCCACGCCGTCATCGACGACGTGGCACTCGCACGGGCCGTCAAGGGCGGCGGGGGCCACATCTGGCTGGGGCTCGCCGAGCGGGTGGACAGCGTGCGGCCCTACCCGCGGCTGCACGACCTGTGGCGGATGGTCTCGCGCAGCGCGTACGCGCAACTGCGCCACAGCCCGCCGCTGCTGCTCGGCACGGTGCTCGGCCTCGCCCTGGTGTATCTGCTGCCCCCGTTCGCCCTGCTGGCCGGGCTCACCACCGGGACGACGCCGGCGGCGGTGTGCGGCGGCTTCGCGTGGCTGGTGATGGCGGGGACGTACGCCCCGATGCTGCGCTACTACGGGCAGCCGCTGTGGCTCGCTCCTCTGCTGCCGTTCACCGCGTTCCTGTACCTCCTCATGACGGTCGACTCGGCGGTGCAGCACTACCGGGGGCGCGGCGCGGCCTGGAAGGGACGGACGTACGCGCGTCCGGAAACCGCCGCGGACGAGAGCTGA
- a CDS encoding glutamate racemase yields the protein MKIALMDSGIGLLPAAAAVRRLRPDADLVLSLDPAGMPWGPRTPQDLTERALAVAEAAAAQRPDALIVGCNTATVHALTALRARFEPELPVIGTVPAIKPAAAGGGPIAIWATPATTGSPYQQGLIRNFAEGVAVTEVPCWGLAEAVEHADETAIAAAIAAAAALTPDEVTTVVLGCTHYELVAERIRAAVQQPGRPPLVLHGSAGAVAAQTLRRLGAQAAPEAPADGTLTALLNGTAGPLPAPALAYEEGRLLQAAIPVR from the coding sequence GTGAAGATCGCGTTGATGGACTCCGGAATCGGACTTCTGCCGGCAGCCGCGGCGGTACGGCGGTTGCGGCCCGACGCGGATCTCGTGCTCTCCCTGGACCCTGCGGGCATGCCCTGGGGTCCGCGGACCCCGCAGGACCTCACCGAGCGCGCCCTGGCCGTCGCCGAGGCCGCCGCCGCGCAGCGGCCCGACGCCCTGATCGTCGGCTGCAACACCGCGACCGTGCACGCCCTGACCGCACTGCGTGCTCGCTTCGAACCGGAGCTGCCGGTCATCGGCACGGTTCCGGCGATCAAGCCGGCTGCTGCGGGAGGCGGGCCCATCGCGATCTGGGCGACCCCCGCCACCACCGGCAGCCCCTATCAGCAGGGCCTCATCCGGAACTTCGCCGAGGGCGTCGCGGTCACCGAGGTGCCCTGCTGGGGACTGGCCGAAGCCGTCGAACACGCGGACGAGACGGCGATCGCCGCCGCCATCGCCGCCGCAGCCGCCCTCACCCCCGACGAGGTAACGACCGTCGTCCTGGGCTGCACCCATTACGAACTCGTCGCCGAGCGCATCCGCGCGGCAGTCCAGCAGCCCGGCCGCCCGCCGCTCGTCCTGCACGGTTCGGCCGGCGCGGTGGCCGCCCAGACGCTCCGCAGGCTCGGCGCGCAGGCCGCCCCCGAGGCGCCGGCGGACGGCACGCTCACTGCGCTCCTGAACGGCACTGCGGGCCCGCTGCCCGCGCCCGCGCTCGCCTACGAGGAAGGCCGGCTGTTGCAGGCGGCCATCCCCGTCCGCTGA
- a CDS encoding O-antigen ligase family protein: protein MTSATGAPPDSERRNVSDAAGVVVLGTCATWSLITAATHDGRPEGVLLAVLAVAAGYAAGRICGALLPVAAPGTAALAGLGLAVAAPHALPGPQIATPAGHLGAVSALLVLATGAACCAAWAARPPSLRLALRALAAGITIASAVLGPIAGFVLCAAVLLCSLAADHMPRRGVGLAGLALTTALVTGTAWAIAEDVLPDGLADSLEGQLSAHRVQLWRDALLLAHRDPALGVGPGRFAELSQTASQSLPTDTKPHSAPLQQAAEQGVVGVALLAAVFCWVLYALWRTPRPTAVALTAGAALTALAALATVGNVLSFTTVTVGAGLLAGLATARPLVYETPDPATTRAREQREHR, encoded by the coding sequence ATGACGTCGGCGACGGGTGCGCCGCCGGACAGTGAGAGACGAAACGTTTCCGACGCGGCGGGCGTCGTCGTGCTGGGTACGTGTGCCACCTGGTCGCTGATCACGGCGGCCACGCACGACGGCCGCCCCGAGGGCGTGCTCCTGGCAGTGCTCGCGGTGGCCGCCGGTTACGCGGCGGGACGGATCTGCGGAGCGCTGCTGCCCGTCGCCGCCCCCGGTACGGCGGCGCTGGCCGGGCTGGGCCTGGCAGTGGCCGCCCCGCACGCTCTGCCGGGGCCGCAGATCGCCACCCCGGCCGGGCACCTCGGGGCGGTGTCCGCGCTGCTGGTCCTGGCCACCGGCGCCGCCTGCTGTGCCGCCTGGGCGGCCCGCCCTCCGTCGCTGCGACTGGCGCTGCGCGCCCTGGCCGCCGGGATCACGATCGCGTCGGCGGTTCTCGGCCCGATCGCCGGGTTCGTCCTCTGTGCCGCCGTCCTGCTCTGCTCGCTCGCCGCCGACCACATGCCACGCCGGGGCGTGGGCCTCGCGGGGCTGGCGCTGACGACGGCCCTGGTGACCGGGACGGCGTGGGCGATCGCCGAGGACGTACTGCCGGACGGGCTCGCCGACTCGCTGGAGGGACAACTGAGCGCACACCGGGTCCAGCTGTGGCGCGACGCCCTGCTGCTCGCCCACCGGGACCCGGCACTGGGCGTGGGACCGGGCAGGTTCGCGGAACTCAGCCAGACGGCGTCGCAGTCGCTGCCGACGGACACGAAACCGCACTCCGCGCCGCTCCAGCAGGCGGCCGAGCAGGGCGTGGTCGGCGTGGCCCTGCTGGCGGCGGTCTTCTGCTGGGTGCTGTACGCCCTGTGGCGCACCCCCCGCCCCACGGCCGTCGCGCTGACCGCGGGCGCGGCCCTGACAGCTCTGGCCGCCCTCGCGACGGTCGGCAACGTGCTGAGCTTCACCACGGTGACCGTGGGCGCGGGCCTCCTGGCGGGTCTGGCGACGGCCCGCCCGCTCGTCTACGAGACACCGGACCCGGCGACCACACGTGCGCGGGAACAGCGGGAACACCGGTAG
- the lnt gene encoding apolipoprotein N-acyltransferase, whose product MTATAPSTAEPDQLEPQLAPASRGARLLRLWPAATAALAGVLLYVSFPPRTLWWLALPAFGLFGWVLRGRSWKAGLGLGYLFGLGFLLPLLVWTGVEVGSGPWLALVAVEAIFVALVGAGITAVSRLPGWPLWAAAVWIAGEAARARVPFRGFPWGKIAFGQADGVFLPLAALGGTPVLGFGVVLCGFGLYEVVRQVSDWRRTGAVPRAAAVVAALSVAVPVVGALAARTLVSDKAEDGTATVALIQGNVPRAGLDFNAQRRAVLDYHARETQRLAAQVKAGKVAQPDFVLWPENSSDVDPFANPDAAAVIEDAANAIGAPISVGGVVERDGKLYNEQILWDPAKGPTDTYDKRQVQPFGEYLPLRSVLEHINKNWTTMVRQDFSRGSKPGVFTMDGAKVGLATCYEAAFDWAVRDTVTHGAQMISVPSNNATFDRSEMTYQQLAMSRIRAVEHSRTVTVPVTSGVSAIIMPDGKITQKTGMFVADSLVQKVPLRSSETPATKLGILPEMLLVLVAAGGLGWAVGAGVRGRRAGGV is encoded by the coding sequence GTGACCGCCACCGCTCCTTCCACAGCCGAGCCGGACCAGCTCGAACCGCAGCTCGCGCCCGCTTCACGCGGCGCGCGGCTGCTGCGCCTCTGGCCGGCCGCCACCGCCGCGCTCGCCGGAGTGCTGCTGTACGTCAGCTTCCCGCCGCGCACCCTGTGGTGGCTCGCGCTGCCCGCCTTCGGACTCTTCGGCTGGGTGCTGCGCGGCCGGTCCTGGAAGGCGGGACTCGGTCTCGGCTATCTGTTCGGTCTCGGTTTCCTGCTTCCGCTGCTGGTGTGGACCGGCGTGGAGGTCGGCTCCGGTCCCTGGCTGGCACTGGTGGCCGTCGAGGCGATCTTCGTCGCTCTGGTCGGCGCGGGCATCACCGCCGTGTCGAGGCTGCCCGGGTGGCCGCTGTGGGCGGCGGCCGTGTGGATCGCGGGCGAGGCGGCACGCGCGCGTGTGCCGTTCCGCGGTTTCCCCTGGGGCAAGATCGCCTTCGGCCAGGCGGACGGCGTCTTCCTGCCGCTCGCCGCGCTGGGCGGCACCCCGGTGCTCGGCTTCGGGGTCGTCCTGTGCGGATTCGGCCTGTACGAGGTCGTGCGCCAGGTGAGCGATTGGCGCCGTACCGGCGCCGTACCGCGTGCCGCAGCGGTCGTCGCCGCGCTGAGCGTGGCCGTTCCCGTGGTGGGCGCCCTGGCCGCACGGACGCTGGTGAGCGACAAGGCCGAGGACGGCACCGCGACCGTCGCCCTCATCCAGGGCAACGTGCCCCGCGCGGGCCTCGACTTCAACGCCCAGCGCCGTGCCGTGCTCGACTACCACGCGCGGGAGACCCAGCGGCTGGCCGCCCAGGTCAAAGCCGGCAAGGTGGCACAGCCCGACTTCGTGCTGTGGCCGGAGAACTCCTCCGACGTCGACCCGTTCGCCAACCCCGACGCCGCCGCGGTCATCGAGGACGCGGCCAACGCGATCGGCGCGCCCATCTCGGTCGGCGGGGTCGTCGAACGGGACGGCAAGCTCTACAACGAGCAGATCCTGTGGGACCCGGCGAAGGGTCCGACCGACACGTACGACAAGCGGCAGGTCCAGCCCTTCGGCGAGTACCTTCCGCTGCGCTCGGTGCTCGAACACATCAACAAGAACTGGACCACCATGGTCCGCCAGGACTTCAGCCGGGGCAGCAAGCCGGGTGTGTTCACCATGGACGGCGCCAAGGTCGGCCTCGCCACCTGCTACGAGGCCGCCTTCGACTGGGCGGTGCGCGACACCGTCACCCACGGCGCCCAGATGATCTCCGTGCCCAGCAACAACGCCACCTTCGACCGCAGCGAGATGACCTACCAGCAGCTCGCGATGTCCCGTATCCGCGCGGTCGAGCACAGCCGGACCGTCACAGTCCCCGTGACCAGCGGTGTGAGCGCGATCATCATGCCGGACGGGAAGATCACCCAGAAGACCGGCATGTTCGTGGCCGACTCCCTCGTCCAGAAGGTGCCGTTGCGCTCCTCGGAGACGCCCGCCACCAAGCTTGGCATTCTGCCCGAGATGCTCCTCGTCCTGGTTGCCGCCGGCGGTCTCGGCTGGGCTGTCGGCGCCGGGGTGCGCGGGCGGCGCGCCGGTGGCGTGTAG
- a CDS encoding NUDIX hydrolase, with product MATPDFISALRSSAGRQLLWLPGVTALVFDDEGRVLLGRRTDTRKWSVVGGIPDPGEQPAACAVREVYEETAVRCVPERVVLVQALDPVTYENGDVCQYMDITFRCRAVGGEARVNDDESLDVGWFTVDALPELNEFALFRIKQAMSDAEAPTWFDTTGFASFE from the coding sequence ATGGCTACTCCTGACTTCATCAGCGCACTACGTTCCTCCGCCGGCCGTCAGTTGCTCTGGCTCCCCGGTGTCACTGCCCTCGTCTTCGACGACGAGGGCAGAGTGCTCCTGGGCCGGCGCACCGACACCCGTAAGTGGTCGGTGGTCGGCGGCATCCCGGACCCGGGCGAGCAGCCGGCGGCGTGCGCGGTGCGGGAGGTCTACGAGGAGACGGCGGTCCGGTGCGTGCCCGAACGGGTCGTGCTCGTCCAGGCACTGGACCCGGTGACGTACGAGAACGGTGACGTCTGTCAGTACATGGACATCACCTTCCGCTGTCGGGCCGTCGGCGGGGAGGCTCGGGTCAACGACGACGAGTCCCTGGACGTCGGTTGGTTCACGGTGGACGCGCTGCCTGAACTGAACGAGTTCGCTCTGTTCCGGATCAAGCAGGCGATGTCCGATGCCGAGGCGCCCACCTGGTTCGACACCACGGGTTTCGCCAGTTTCGAATGA
- a CDS encoding alpha-L-fucosidase, which translates to MPMQPWFSDAKLGIFIHYGIYAVDGWAESWSFYTGEVTHEEYMKQLDRFTASRYDPQGWAELFARVGAQYAVLTTKHHDGVALWDTDHRNLDVVHDTPAGRDLVTGFVDALREQNLKVGLYYSHSDWNHPDYASERHPGPHIVEPNDYSQARPGEEDPEAWARYLAYRDGQVGELVERFRPDILWFDGEWERTEEQWRMRELSELILAGNPDTVLNARMLSYGDYATPEQGVPLIAPDGPWELCLTINDSWSYRAKDRDFKSVRQLVRYFTETIGMGGNLLLGAGPMEDGTIPAEQVERLEGLGAWVTKHADAVYGTVAGLPAGHHYGPSTLSADRRTLYLICFDAPREAVSIRGLRNAVRRVSVVGTGVELGHHVTGGLDKVPGVTWIDAPRAADLDEYATVLAVELDGELDLYRGAGRD; encoded by the coding sequence ATGCCGATGCAACCCTGGTTCTCCGATGCCAAGCTGGGCATCTTCATCCACTACGGCATCTACGCCGTGGACGGCTGGGCCGAGTCCTGGTCCTTCTACACGGGCGAGGTCACGCACGAGGAGTACATGAAACAGCTCGACCGTTTCACCGCCTCGCGCTACGACCCGCAAGGATGGGCTGAGCTGTTCGCCCGCGTCGGCGCCCAGTACGCAGTCCTCACCACCAAGCACCATGACGGCGTGGCCCTGTGGGACACCGACCACCGCAATCTGGACGTGGTCCACGACACACCGGCCGGCCGCGACCTGGTCACCGGCTTCGTCGACGCCCTCCGCGAGCAGAACCTGAAGGTCGGCCTCTACTACTCGCACTCCGACTGGAACCACCCCGACTACGCGAGCGAACGCCACCCCGGACCCCACATCGTCGAGCCCAACGACTACTCCCAAGCCCGCCCCGGCGAGGAGGACCCGGAGGCCTGGGCGCGCTATCTCGCCTACCGCGACGGCCAGGTGGGAGAGTTGGTCGAGCGCTTCCGCCCCGACATCCTCTGGTTCGACGGCGAGTGGGAGCGAACCGAGGAGCAGTGGCGGATGCGGGAGCTGTCCGAGCTGATCCTCGCGGGCAACCCGGACACCGTCCTCAACGCCCGCATGCTCAGTTACGGCGACTACGCCACCCCTGAGCAGGGCGTTCCGCTGATCGCCCCGGACGGCCCGTGGGAGCTGTGCCTGACGATCAACGACTCGTGGAGCTACCGGGCCAAGGACCGCGACTTCAAGTCGGTCCGCCAGCTGGTGCGTTACTTCACGGAGACGATCGGCATGGGCGGCAACCTGCTGCTCGGGGCCGGCCCCATGGAGGACGGCACGATTCCCGCGGAGCAGGTAGAGCGCCTGGAGGGGCTCGGTGCCTGGGTCACCAAGCACGCCGACGCCGTGTACGGCACGGTCGCGGGCCTGCCCGCCGGCCACCACTACGGGCCGAGCACGCTCTCCGCCGACCGGCGCACCCTGTACCTGATCTGCTTCGACGCGCCCCGCGAGGCCGTGTCGATCCGTGGCCTGCGCAACGCGGTACGGCGCGTCTCGGTCGTCGGCACGGGCGTCGAGCTGGGCCACCACGTCACCGGCGGTCTGGACAAGGTGCCGGGCGTGACCTGGATCGACGCGCCCAGGGCGGCCGACCTGGACGAGTACGCGACCGTCCTGGCCGTGGAGCTCGACGGTGAGCTGGACCTCTACCGGGGTGCGGGCCGCGACTGA